The nucleotide sequence ACGGAAGGTGTCTGTTCTCGTTGCAGAACGTGCGCACGCGGAAGTGCAGCATCGTCCAAGAGGAGGAGGACGAGGACGACGTCTCCTCGTGTTCGGGTCGGGACGAACGCGGCAGCAATTCCGCGTTGAACTCCTTCAATCGACGAGGTTCCCGTTCGGAGGGCAAGCTCTCGCATATCCTGCAGGAGCGGCTGTCGCAGCTGCCGGAGAAGCCGAGCCACAAGCCCCCGTCTCAGCGGAACTCGCAAAAGGACATCAACGCCGTTCCTGTTCTGGCCGACGGGAAGGAGAGACTTAAGTCTAGTCCAAAGAGCGCGCACAGCAACGAGTCCTCGTCGCCTGTCCACGCGAAGACGTCGGGCAGAACCCAAGCGAGCAATCAGCTCGTGGACCAAGTACCTGCAGTAACGAAGTTCGATTCCACTACTCAGGAGAACCTGAAGAATCGGCTGGACGATGGCTCTCCTAGCTGGGCTAGGATGGGCAGCAGTACGGAGAACAGGCCGAAGTCGGTGTCCGAGTGCCTGAAGTCGGTGGGACCTGTACCGGCGAACAAGTGGAGGATGGGAGCGCAGCATCGTTCCGCTGCCTCGTCCTTGGACTCTTCGGCAACGATAGGTTCGCCGAAGTCGTCCGATCCTAGTACGACGACCACGACTACTACCATTTTAACGGAGTCGTCCACGGTGTCGATTCCGCTTCGACCTTTGGGCGCGTTCGGCGATAATATGGCTCCGTTAACGCCTAAATACAAAACCATGCCGTCACCAGGAAGCACGGGCTCGACGTCGACACCGCTGAACGAGATCCTGGAGGACGGAGACGCGTTACCGGTGCCCAACAGCGACAACGGTAGCTCCAAGTGTCGCGTAGTCAGGAGGACAGGGTACGAGCAGAGGAGGAGCAAGTTCCACAAGACGCGCACAACCTCTTGTTCCAGCTCGGACGCAAGCGACGACGACAGCGAGAGTAGGAAGAAGAGGGCACACAAGTTCGGCGCGTCTACGGGTAAACCTATGCCTTCCAGACGCGACAGTCACGACGATTCCAGTGATTCGCAAGATCCTGGCGGAAACGCCGGTGGCGGGGAaggtggtggtggtggaggGGTGGGTAACGGGGAGCACACGACAGAGACACCGTCGAACGAGACGAATCGCAAGGACAGCGGGAACAGAAGCAATACGACAACTACGACCACTACGACGACCAGCGGTAGGCACAGGTGCGCGGAGAATCAAGTTATATTTGGTAGGAGACCTCGCACGGGCAGAAGAAGAGCCGGCGAAACTCGGCTACGGGAGAGTCAGTCATTGAACCGCATCACGGAGGTCCAAGAGGCTGAAGGCCCGTCGTCGTGTCACAGTCACTGTCACGTGTCTCGTAATTCGGCTGTCCTGGGCGTTCAGAGCATGTCCTCGTCGTCTTCGTCGGTGTCTCAGAGCAGCACAGGTTCCCACGGCCTCGCTCAACCTATGTCTCAGGCAGCTGCCACGGTGCAGAAGGCGAAAGGCTTTGGAGCTAGGCTCCTTCAAAGCTGGTCGCTCAGCACCGGAAAATCCTCCTTGTCACAGTCGTCGAACAAGCAGAACAACTGCAGCCCTAACGGGAGGTGTACAAAGCAAGAGGTGCAACGAGACGGGTGTCAAAGGATCGAGATCTGTTGCGACGACAGGGAGATGAACGGCAGCTCGGTCAACCAGATACCGTCCAACGATAAGGAGAACAGAAACGGTTCGATGAACAGGAACGACTGCAAGAGCCGGAAAACACGACTGCTTAGTCGTTACTTCGCCGTGCACAAGAAGCTGTGCGTCCCGTTGCCGGGTCTGTTCGGCAAAGGGCGCTTGTACAAGGCCAGGTCGTGCGGCAGCATCGCTCGCGATCGCGTCAGCCCTCCGTCGCCCAAGTCCATGTTGTTCTGCACCACGGCGGACGACAAATGGCGGGAGCGTCGGCAATGGTGCGACGCGAAGCACCAGCATCGCGGCAGCGACGGCGACATCAACCAGAATCTAGGTCTCTCGCACCTGGTCCAGGAAACCGTGGTCGGCAAGGGCTGCGGCGCTCTGCCCACCGTCTGCCACATTCACCTGGGTGACGCGTCCAAGTGCTGCAGCCTTTGTTGATGAAACCGCGTTGAGAGCGAGTCGATGCACAAACGATGGATGACACAGTACGATTGTGGACGAGCCGCTGTTACGCGACGGATAATGTACGCCGCCGATTCGAGCGGAGGAGGGCGCGGCTAATCACGAAGTGCAATCTATTTTATAGTAGCGACGACCGATTCGCGGGAACACGTGGCCTCGTCGGTTATGCAGAGACGTACAAGGCGACGGTCATACGAACGACCGGACGTCTTCTGAACGCCATACGCGTCGCGATGATCGTCAGCAACGACCTTTCGACGATTACGCGGCATGCGTCAATGGTCAATGCGTTTGATCGATCGCGTCATGTTTACCCCCCTCACGCCTCACTCTCACCATACCTTACTCCTTCCCTCGAATGATGCGTGCCGACGAGAGTAAAAGGGTCAAGTCGAAAAGGAGGGCGTTATCGATCGATCTGTCGCTCTGCGGGAAGTGTATCTAGTCCGTGTGAACAAACCTATATTAAACGTTACAGagtttattacaattataataattattattattaattttatttttactattaatattattaatattgtcacgtttattattattattattacgattattGACTACGATTAATATCATTGTCACTATCTATGGTATGACTTAGATATCGACGTGAATCGGGTGCAACAAAGTCGCTAAAATCATCCGTGGACATTGGAATCTCATTACCATGGAGGGTCTTcctcattggcgtaactaaccAAGTTGACTATAAAACATTCGATACTTTTCATACCAAGTGGAGCTTCGGCTTCATCTACAGCATCAAATTATCCCATTCGGGAGATTGAAATGCCAAATAAGGACTGTATAGGAAACTGTTTCATAGAATATAGAGAAACGGATCTTCATGCAGAATGCATTTGATGCCCGAGTCATCAAAAGCTAACCTAATGACTGATTTACGAATTTTCTTTTCTCGAATGCTGCACACCGTTAGCCAAGAAACGTGTCGATGTAgggatataacgcgagactaaCGCCTTGTGATCTAACACGCGGTGACATAACGGTGGCCCACCTCGGACAAagatcctagttacgccaatggttttTCTCCCTGCTCCCCTTAATTTATCTGTCCACCTCCCATTCTCCCGGTTCGCGATGACCGTACTGTTTTCCTGCGCAGAGACGCCTCCGGTAGCATGATCGTGGCTCTCGCGGATCTCGCGTGATTCAAAAAACACGAGCGACGCGGTATTTATATgtaatcgattaaatttgcgtATCGTTTCGATGGAGGACATTGTTAGTGGTGCTACAAATGGTCGACGTGACGAGCAAGAAAATGGAAGAATTCGATCGACGTTCAATTCTTCAAGAAGAACGAACTTCACTTTCGGGTGAAATCTGATCGCTATCGAAACGGGCAACTAGGATTTTATAGAAGAAAGATATTTGATACAACTTGGACACAGTGGAAAGTGCGAACGGAAGGTCTTGGTTCAAAAAGTCTTGAAAGTATATTACCGGCTCACATTTTAGCTAGTGTCATCCGTGAATTATGAGTTTTAACGAATTCAGCCTATACACTGAAAAAGGAGAATTTCTTTAGAAAGATACGGGGAAGTAAGATTCTACAAATGGGTACCTGCTGAGCCTCCCAAGCGGAGACAAGGATAGACCATCAAATATTCTGCAACCTAAACTATGAAAGAAGTTACTATCGAAGAAACCCCAATGCAAAATCATTTAGTATAAAAAAATGTTCTACAAATTCATCCCGGAAAGGCGAGCAAGAAGTCTTCAGAAACCTGACGTCACGCAGTTTTCTTCTCGTCACCCGTTCCCTCTTCGTATTGACAGCGAGTCGCGCGCTTGCCGGCTGAGCGCGTTCCTCATTCGTTCATAATCATTCTCATCCCAGAGAAACAAACGCCTTGCTGTGTGATTAGCATCGCGACATCATGACTGATGGATGTTACACGCGTCTTGCAACTGTAATAAACCGAGACGCTGAACAACGATTATCCATGACATTACACGCTTTTCTTCTTCGTCGAAGCTTGCTGAAGACTCGAGCAGGATGGACTTTCTTCAATTAACTTTATCTGCTTCGAAGATCGAATGCGGGTCATTCGGCAGAGATTTCGCTGAGTCTAAGGGATGCATGTGCACACGTTTCGCTTTTCACCCTCCCTTTTTGTATGTACGTCACTGCGGGCGAGCGGCGCAAGggttaaaggtcgaaattctgagattctTCAAGTAAACTGTTTTTGTAGATTCTTGAGATGGCAGGTACGGTTCTGTATACTTAGGACCTTTATTTTATCGAGTTTTATAGGTTACTTTGGTTCTAAAGTCTCGTTCGTcacatatcaaatattaattatctaCCACGTTTATGTATGATTATTCAGTTCAAAATGTTTAGACAAAGAAGttgaaatttgtacaattactGTTACAGCTAAACTAAGATGTAGCTATATTTCAAGTACCACACATTCTCGTATCTGAACTATAAACTGCCTCAAAGGAATATGAGAACATCTGAAGAAACTTTCAAGATTTTTCTCACAAAGCAGCTTACTCTAAGAAGTAAATGATATCAGTTCTTGGAAACTTCAGTTaatatatggaaatttcaaaCGAAGTTTAATAATGAAGTTTTGCACTCGATCGACCTTTAAATCTCGATTGTTCCCTCGTCGCAGTGAACGTTTCTCCCTCGAATAGCCGAAGATCGTTGGTATGTACCTAACACGTATCAGGTGTACGAAACCCACGCGTTACTGTATGTACCGAGCCAGACGTTTATAGtgtaatacaatttatttattatatacatatatacatatatatataacctGTTGAGAGACGATCCTTTTCTCAATCGTCACTGCCCGACGATCGTCGACCCTCTTTTACTTC is from Megachile rotundata isolate GNS110a chromosome 2, iyMegRotu1, whole genome shotgun sequence and encodes:
- the Snrk gene encoding SNF related kinase isoform X1, translating into MHRRVGYSNYDGKIAGLYDLEETLGRGHFAVVKLARHVFTGEKVAVKVIDKSKLDEVSRAHLFQEVRCMKLVQHPNVVRLYEVIDTQTKLYLILELGDGGDLYDYIMRHDSGLSEEVARTYFRQIVRAISYCHRLHVVHRDLKPENVVFFEKLGTVKLTDFGFSNRFCPGQKLETSCGSLAYSAPEILLGDSYDAPAVDVWSLGVILYMLVCGQAPFQEANDSETLTMIMDCKYSIPPHVSEGCTRLIAKMLVREPEGRATLEEIAADPWLAIGSDSDSVETLPLVSRQQVSDDHHNHIITKMVNGNIATKEEILDALDKNEYNHITATYFLLAERKLRAHRQEQVQKTRPEILEVSPSRQDDAATNLRTDQNSLSTVNQSLLSVPRTPGDVPQNVRTRKCSIVQEEEDEDDVSSCSGRDERGSNSALNSFNRRGSRSEGKLSHILQERLSQLPEKPSHKPPSQRNSQKDINAVPVLADGKERLKSSPKSAHSNESSSPVHAKTSGRTQASNQLVDQVPAVTKFDSTTQENLKNRLDDGSPSWARMGSSTENRPKSVSECLKSVGPVPANKWRMGAQHRSAASSLDSSATIGSPKSSDPSTTTTTTTILTESSTVSIPLRPLGAFGDNMAPLTPKYKTMPSPGSTGSTSTPLNEILEDGDALPVPNSDNGSSKCRVVRRTGYEQRRSKFHKTRTTSCSSSDASDDDSESRKKRAHKFGASTGKPMPSRRDSHDDSSDSQDPGGNAGGGEGGGGGGVGNGEHTTETPSNETNRKDSGNRSNTTTTTTTTTSGRHRCAENQVIFGRRPRTGRRRAGETRLRESQSLNRITEVQEAEGPSSCHSHCHVSRNSAVLGVQSMSSSSSSVSQSSTGSHGLAQPMSQAAATVQKAKGFGARLLQSWSLSTGKSSLSQSSNKQNNCSPNGRCTKQEVQRDGCQRIEICCDDREMNGSSVNQIPSNDKENRNGSMNRNDCKSRKTRLLSRYFAVHKKLCVPLPGLFGKGRLYKARSCGSIARDRVSPPSPKSMLFCTTADDKWRERRQWCDAKHQHRGSDGDINQNLGLSHLVQETVVGKGCGALPTVCHIHLGDASKCCSLC
- the Snrk gene encoding SNF related kinase isoform X2, which translates into the protein MKLVQHPNVVRLYEVIDTQTKLYLILELGDGGDLYDYIMRHDSGLSEEVARTYFRQIVRAISYCHRLHVVHRDLKPENVVFFEKLGTVKLTDFGFSNRFCPGQKLETSCGSLAYSAPEILLGDSYDAPAVDVWSLGVILYMLVCGQAPFQEANDSETLTMIMDCKYSIPPHVSEGCTRLIAKMLVREPEGRATLEEIAADPWLAIGSDSDSVETLPLVSRQQVSDDHHNHIITKMVNGNIATKEEILDALDKNEYNHITATYFLLAERKLRAHRQEQVQKTRPEILEVSPSRQDDAATNLRTDQNSLSTVNQSLLSVPRTPGDVPQNVRTRKCSIVQEEEDEDDVSSCSGRDERGSNSALNSFNRRGSRSEGKLSHILQERLSQLPEKPSHKPPSQRNSQKDINAVPVLADGKERLKSSPKSAHSNESSSPVHAKTSGRTQASNQLVDQVPAVTKFDSTTQENLKNRLDDGSPSWARMGSSTENRPKSVSECLKSVGPVPANKWRMGAQHRSAASSLDSSATIGSPKSSDPSTTTTTTTILTESSTVSIPLRPLGAFGDNMAPLTPKYKTMPSPGSTGSTSTPLNEILEDGDALPVPNSDNGSSKCRVVRRTGYEQRRSKFHKTRTTSCSSSDASDDDSESRKKRAHKFGASTGKPMPSRRDSHDDSSDSQDPGGNAGGGEGGGGGGVGNGEHTTETPSNETNRKDSGNRSNTTTTTTTTTSGRHRCAENQVIFGRRPRTGRRRAGETRLRESQSLNRITEVQEAEGPSSCHSHCHVSRNSAVLGVQSMSSSSSSVSQSSTGSHGLAQPMSQAAATVQKAKGFGARLLQSWSLSTGKSSLSQSSNKQNNCSPNGRCTKQEVQRDGCQRIEICCDDREMNGSSVNQIPSNDKENRNGSMNRNDCKSRKTRLLSRYFAVHKKLCVPLPGLFGKGRLYKARSCGSIARDRVSPPSPKSMLFCTTADDKWRERRQWCDAKHQHRGSDGDINQNLGLSHLVQETVVGKGCGALPTVCHIHLGDASKCCSLC